Proteins encoded by one window of Chaetodon trifascialis isolate fChaTrf1 chromosome 15, fChaTrf1.hap1, whole genome shotgun sequence:
- the elfn1a gene encoding protein ELFN1 yields MTLREAPMACSLGMVMSALFWSVAIVYLTHIGRVSGDCWLIEGEKGFVWLAICSQNQPPYEAIPQHINSTIVDLRLNENKIKSIHYSALSRFANLTYLNLTKNEISYIEDGAFSAQFNLQVLQMGFNKLRNLTEGILRGLGKLQYLYLQANLIETVTPNAFWECPNIENIDLSMNRIQQLDGSTFTSLTKLTTCELYTNPFNCSCELLGFVKWLSVFPNRTNERMVCDSPPGVSGYSLLSQNPNNPTYRNALHMLTTVCTDDYVTPFIAVPTESTTPPPDSTLCGLEDCPSGTEPEDITISTTYNDVDVNLLMKLKQVSNTAATITVQIPHPYKKMYILVLYNNSFFTDIQNLKNIKEDIDLKNLKPHTNYTYCVASIRNSLRHNHTCLTITTGPWNGKDRVVNNATATHYIMTILGCLFSMVIFLGVVYYCLRRKRQQDEKHKKSGSLKKNIMELKYGQELEGGTISRMSQKQLLAGESMARMPYLPSAAEMEQYKFQEISETPKMMKGNYMEVRSMDHHERRECDMGMAGNSQGSVAEISTIAKEVDKVNQIINNCIDALKSESTSFQGVKSGAVSTAEPQLVLISEHPQSKSGLLSPVYKDSYHHSLQRHRNSDVSPKRPSTATGGPMRSPRPYRSESKYIEKTSPTGETILTVTPAAAILRAEADKIRQYSDHRHSYPDAQIEELEGPDGHKSSMLEPLTHSRSRDLAYSQLPSQYHNLSYSSSPEYYCKPSHSIWERFKLHRKRHKDDEYMAAGHALRKKVQFAKDEDLHDILDYWKGVSAQHKS; encoded by the coding sequence ATGACTCTCAGAGAAGCACCAATGGCCTGCAGCTTAGGCATGGTGATGAGTGCCTTGTTTTGGTCTGTAGCCATTGTATATTTGACTCATATTGGCAGAGTCAGTGGAGACTGTTGGTTAATTGAGGGTGAAAAGGGCTTTGTATGGCTTGCGATTTGTAGCCAAAACCAACCACCTTATGAGGCCATCCCACAGCATATCAACAGCACCATTGTTGACCTTcgtctgaatgaaaacaaaatcaaaagtATCCATTATTCTGCCCTTAGTCGCTTTGCCAACTTGACCTACCTGAACCTGACAAAGAATGAAATCTCCTACATAGAGGACGGGGCCTTTTCTGCTCAGTTTAACTTACAAGTCCTTCAAATGGGCTTCAACAAGTTGCGGAACCTGACGGAGGGGATCCTCAGGGGTTTAGGAAAGCTGCAGTACCTCTACCTCCAGGCAAACCTGATTGAGACTGTGACACCCAATGCCTTTTGGGAATGCCCCAACATTGAGAACATTGACCTCTCCATGAACCGAATCCAGCAGTTAGACGGGTCCACGTTTACCAGTCTGACTAAACTGACCACCTGCGAGTTGTACACCAACCCTTTCAACTGCTCATGTGAATTACTTGGTTTTGTCAAATGGCTCTCAGTTTTCCCCAACAGGACGAATGAGCGGATGGTCTGCGACTCCCCACCTGGCGTCTCTGGTTATAGTTTACTGAGTCAGAATCCTAATAACCCAACATATCGAAATGCGCTTCACATGCTCACCACTGTGTGCACTGATGACTACGTGACACCATTTATTGCTGTGCCCACTGAGTCCACAACACCCCCACCAGACTCGACACTTTGCGGGCTGGAAGATTGTCCCTCAGGTACAGAACCAGAAGACATTACCATCAGTACAACCTACAATGATGTGGACGTAAACCTTCTGATGAAACTGAAGCAAGTATCGAACACAGCTGCCACCATCACAGTTCAGATTCCTCATCCCTACAAAAAGATGTACATCCTGGTTCTGTACAACAACAGCTTTTTCACAGATATTCAAAACCTGAAAAACATAAAGGAGGACATTGACCTAAAAAACCTGAAGCCCCACACTAACTACACATACTGTGTTGCTTCGATACGCAATTCCCTGAGACACAACCACACTTGTCTGACAATCACTACTGGCCCTTGGAATGGAAAGGACAGAGTTGTAAATAATGCAACTGCTACTCACTACATCATGACAATTTTAGGCTGTCTCTTTAGCATGGTCATTTTTCTGGGTGTGGTCTACTATTGCTTGCGAAGAAAGCGTCAGCAGgatgaaaagcacaaaaaatcAGGCAGCCTGAAGAAAAATATAATGGAACTGAAATACGGACAAGAACTAGAAGGAGGGACTATATCTCGAATGTCGCAGAAGCAGTTGTTGGCCGGGGAGAGCATGGCACGTATGCCGTACTTAccatctgcagctgaaatggAGCAGTACAAATTTCAAGAGATAAGTGAGACTCCTAAAATGATGAAAGGAAATTACATGGAGGTGCGCAGCATGGACCATCATGAACGCAGAGAGTGTGACATGGGAATGGCTGGGAACAGCCAGGGGTCGGTGGCAGAGATTTCCACCATTGCAAAAGAGGTGGATAAAGTCAATCAGATAATTAACAACTGTATAGATGCTCTAAAGTCAGAATCCACCTCTTTTCAAGGGGTGAAATCTGGAGCAGTATCTACTGCAGAGCCCCAACTCGTACTAATATCAGAGCACCCACAGAGTAAATCTGGCCTTCTGTCCCCGGTGTATAAGGACAGCTACCATCACTCTCTGCAGAGGCATCGGAACTCTGATGTCTCGCCAAAGAGGCCCAGCACTGCCACGGGAGGACCGATGCGAAGCCCCAGGCCTTATCGCTCTGAATCCAAGTACATAGAGAAAACCTCCCCAACAGGAGAAACCATCCTCACCGTAACACCTGCTGCCGCGATCCTGAGGGCTGAGGCAGACAAGATCCGTCAGTACAGTGACCACCGGCACTCATATCCCGACGCTCAGATAGAGGAGCTTGAAGGACCTGACGGCCACAAGTCCTCCATGTTGGAGCCTCTTACGCACTCCCGCTCCAGAGACTTAGCATATTCCCAGCTGCCATCCCAGTATCACAATCTAAGCTACTCCTCCAGTCCCGAATACTACTGCAAACCTTCACACAGCATCTGGGAGCGTTTCAAACTCCACCGGAAACGGCACAAAGATGACGAGTACATGGCTGCGGGCCATGCGCTGCGTAAGAAAGTCCAGTTTGCAAAGGATGAGGACCTGCATGATATTTTAGACTACTGGAAAGGTGTATCAGCCCAACATAAATCATAA